In Streptomyces sp. SLBN-118, the following are encoded in one genomic region:
- a CDS encoding fumarylacetoacetate hydrolase family protein, producing MRIARFSIDGNVAFGAVEGEGPDGLVLDIIKGIPFADFELSGTKVPLAPGSKDRVRLLPPVLPSKVVAFGRNYAEHAAELGNEVPDAPFAFFKPSTSVIGPGDPIAYPSFSQELHHEAELAVVIGRMCREVPRERVKDVILGYTCANDVTARDVQRREKQWARAKGFDSSCPLGPWVETDLDPSDLAIQCTVNGEQRQLGRTSQMIHSIEELVVNASEAMTLLPGDVVLTGTPAGVGPLNVGDEVAVTIQGIGTLTNKVIQRG from the coding sequence GTGCGCATCGCCAGGTTCTCCATCGACGGCAATGTGGCCTTCGGCGCGGTCGAGGGCGAAGGCCCCGACGGCCTCGTCCTCGACATCATCAAGGGCATCCCGTTCGCGGACTTCGAGCTCTCCGGCACCAAGGTCCCGCTGGCTCCCGGCTCCAAGGACAGGGTCCGGCTGCTGCCGCCCGTGCTTCCCAGCAAGGTCGTGGCCTTCGGCCGCAACTACGCGGAGCACGCGGCGGAGCTCGGCAACGAGGTCCCCGACGCGCCGTTCGCCTTCTTCAAGCCGTCCACCTCGGTGATCGGCCCCGGCGACCCCATCGCGTACCCCTCGTTCTCGCAGGAACTCCACCACGAGGCCGAACTGGCCGTGGTCATCGGCCGGATGTGCCGCGAGGTCCCGCGTGAGCGGGTCAAGGACGTCATCCTCGGCTACACCTGCGCCAACGACGTCACCGCCCGCGATGTCCAGAGGCGCGAGAAGCAATGGGCGCGGGCCAAGGGCTTCGACAGCTCCTGCCCGCTCGGCCCCTGGGTGGAGACCGACCTCGACCCGAGCGACCTGGCCATCCAGTGCACGGTCAACGGCGAACAGCGCCAGCTCGGCCGTACGAGCCAGATGATCCACTCCATCGAGGAGCTGGTCGTCAATGCCTCCGAGGCGATGACACTGCTCCCCGGCGACGTCGTCCTCACCGGCACTCCGGCCGGGGTCGGCCCGCTCAACGTCGGCGACGAGGTCGCCGTCACCATTCAAGGCATCGGCACTCTCACCAACAAGGTGATCCAGCGTGGCTAA
- the leuC gene encoding 3-isopropylmalate dehydratase large subunit, giving the protein MGRTLAEKVWDDHVVRRAEGEPDLLFIDLHLLHEVTSPQAFDGLRQNARPVRRLDLTIATEDHNTPTLDIDKPIADPVSRAQLETLRKNCAEFGVRLHPLGDIEQGVVHVVGPQLGLTQPGTTVVCGDSHTSTHGAFGALAFGIGTSQVEHVLATQTLPLARPRTMAITVDGELPEDVTAKDLILAVIARIGTGGGQGYILEYRGSAIEKLSMEARMTICNMSIEAGARAGMIAPDQTTFDYLRGRDHAPKSEDWDAAVAYWKTLRTDDDAVFDAEVFIDATELAPFVTWGTNPGQGAPLSASVPDPASYEDASERHAAEKALEYMGLSAGQPLRDIKVDTVFVGSCTNGRIEDLRSAAAILDGRKVADGVRMLVVPGSVRVALQAVEEGLNKVFTEAGAEWRHAGCSMCLGMNPDQLAPGERSASTSNRNFEGRQGKGGRTHLVSPQVAAATAVLGHLASPADLSEAPATAGV; this is encoded by the coding sequence ATGGGTAGGACACTGGCGGAGAAGGTCTGGGACGACCATGTCGTCCGGCGCGCCGAGGGCGAGCCCGACCTCCTCTTCATCGATCTGCACCTGCTGCACGAGGTGACCAGCCCGCAGGCTTTCGACGGTCTTCGTCAGAATGCCCGGCCGGTGCGGCGGCTCGATCTCACCATCGCGACCGAGGACCACAACACCCCGACGCTCGATATCGACAAGCCCATCGCGGACCCGGTCTCCCGCGCCCAACTGGAGACGCTGCGCAAGAACTGCGCGGAGTTCGGTGTACGGCTGCACCCGCTGGGTGACATCGAGCAGGGCGTCGTCCACGTCGTGGGCCCCCAGCTGGGTCTGACCCAGCCCGGCACCACCGTGGTCTGCGGTGACTCCCACACCTCCACCCACGGCGCGTTCGGTGCGCTGGCGTTCGGCATCGGCACCTCCCAGGTGGAGCATGTCCTGGCCACCCAGACGCTGCCGCTGGCACGCCCCAGGACCATGGCCATCACGGTCGACGGCGAACTGCCCGAGGACGTCACCGCCAAGGACCTGATCCTGGCCGTCATCGCCCGCATCGGCACCGGCGGCGGCCAGGGCTACATCCTGGAGTACCGCGGCTCGGCCATCGAGAAGCTCTCGATGGAGGCCCGGATGACCATCTGCAACATGTCGATCGAGGCGGGCGCCCGGGCCGGAATGATCGCCCCGGACCAGACCACCTTCGACTATCTGCGGGGCCGTGACCACGCCCCCAAGAGCGAGGACTGGGACGCCGCCGTCGCGTACTGGAAGACGCTGCGCACCGACGACGACGCCGTCTTCGACGCCGAGGTGTTCATCGACGCCACCGAACTGGCGCCGTTCGTCACCTGGGGCACCAACCCCGGCCAGGGCGCGCCACTGTCGGCCAGCGTCCCCGACCCGGCTTCGTACGAGGACGCTTCGGAGCGCCACGCCGCCGAAAAGGCCCTGGAATACATGGGGTTGAGCGCCGGCCAGCCGCTGCGCGACATCAAGGTGGACACCGTCTTCGTAGGCTCCTGCACCAACGGCCGTATCGAAGACCTGCGCTCGGCAGCCGCCATTCTGGACGGCCGCAAAGTCGCCGACGGCGTACGGATGCTGGTGGTCCCCGGCTCCGTGCGGGTCGCGCTGCAGGCCGTCGAGGAGGGCCTGAACAAGGTCTTCACCGAGGCGGGAGCCGAATGGCGGCATGCGGGCTGCTCGATGTGTCTGGGCATGAACCCCGACCAACTGGCCCCCGGCGAGCGCTCCGCGTCCACCTCCAACCGTAACTTCGAGGGCAGGCAGGGCAAGGGCGGACGCACCCATCTGGTCTCGCCGCAGGTCGCCGCCGCCACCGCGGTACTGGGCCATCTGGCCTCGCCCGCCGACCTGTCCGAAGCCCCCGCGACCGCCGGAGTCTGA
- the ndgR gene encoding IclR family transcriptional regulator NdgR — protein sequence MDNSSGVGVLDKAALVLSALESGPATLAGLVAATGLARPTAHRLAVALEHHRMVARDMQGRFILGPRLAELAAAAGEDRLLATAGPVLTHLRDVTGESAQLYRRQGDMRICVAAAERLSGLRDTVPVGSTLTMKAGSSAQILMAWEEPERLHRGLQGARFTATALSGVRRRGWAQSIGEREPGVASVSAPVRGPSNRVVAAVSVSGPIERLTRHPGRMHAQAVIDAAARLSEALRRSG from the coding sequence ATGGACAACTCTAGCGGCGTCGGCGTTCTCGACAAGGCAGCTCTGGTACTGAGCGCTCTGGAGTCCGGTCCGGCCACCCTCGCCGGGCTGGTCGCGGCGACAGGGCTTGCACGACCCACGGCACATCGCCTTGCCGTGGCACTGGAACACCACCGGATGGTGGCGAGGGACATGCAGGGCCGGTTCATCCTGGGCCCGCGGCTGGCCGAGCTCGCCGCGGCGGCGGGCGAGGACCGGCTGCTGGCCACGGCGGGGCCGGTACTCACGCATCTGCGCGATGTGACGGGCGAGAGCGCGCAGCTCTACCGCCGGCAGGGCGACATGCGTATCTGCGTGGCAGCGGCGGAGCGGCTGTCCGGACTGCGGGACACCGTGCCGGTCGGCTCCACGCTCACCATGAAGGCCGGGTCCTCGGCCCAGATCCTGATGGCCTGGGAGGAACCGGAGCGCCTGCACCGGGGCCTGCAGGGCGCCCGCTTCACGGCCACCGCCCTGTCCGGCGTACGGCGCCGGGGCTGGGCCCAGTCGATCGGCGAACGCGAGCCGGGCGTGGCCTCGGTCTCGGCGCCGGTGCGAGGGCCATCGAACCGGGTCGTGGCCGCGGTGTCGGTCTCGGGGCCGATCGAGCGGCTGACCCGGCACCCGGGCAGGATGCACGCGCAGGCGGTCATCGACGCGGCGGCGCGCCTGAGCGAGGCACTGCGCCGCAGCGGCTGA
- a CDS encoding HAD family hydrolase → MPIRAVLWDIDDTIFDYSRADRAGMQRHLEAEGLVDGYDSVDQALGRWREITDQHWARFSAGETDWQGQRRDRVRSFTGRPLCDAEADDWFARYIVHFEAAWSLFPDAVPALDLLAGHYRHAVLSNSSLHNQDRKLRVLGVRDRFETILCADELGVSKPAAEAFHAACVALALPPGEVAYVGDHPDIDAQGAAAAGLTGIWLDRNGLGGRPDLRRITGLAQLPGLLWRDTRFGAPDTFG, encoded by the coding sequence ATGCCGATACGCGCGGTCCTGTGGGACATCGACGACACGATCTTCGACTACTCCCGCGCCGACCGCGCCGGTATGCAGCGGCACCTCGAAGCCGAGGGCCTGGTCGACGGATACGACTCCGTCGACCAGGCCCTCGGCCGCTGGCGCGAGATCACCGACCAGCACTGGGCGCGCTTCTCCGCCGGTGAGACCGACTGGCAGGGCCAGCGACGCGACCGAGTCCGGTCCTTCACCGGCCGGCCACTTTGCGACGCCGAGGCCGACGACTGGTTCGCGCGCTACATCGTGCACTTCGAGGCCGCCTGGTCCCTGTTTCCGGACGCCGTCCCCGCGCTCGACCTGCTCGCCGGCCACTACCGCCATGCCGTCCTGTCCAACTCCTCGCTCCACAACCAGGACCGCAAGCTGCGCGTCCTCGGGGTACGCGACCGGTTCGAGACGATCCTGTGCGCGGACGAGCTGGGTGTGTCCAAGCCCGCGGCCGAGGCGTTCCACGCGGCCTGCGTCGCCCTCGCGCTGCCCCCGGGAGAGGTCGCGTATGTGGGGGACCATCCGGACATCGACGCGCAGGGGGCCGCGGCCGCGGGGCTCACCGGCATCTGGCTGGACCGCAACGGTCTCGGAGGGCGTCCTGACCTCCGTCGTATCACCGGTCTCGCCCAGCTCCCCGGCCTGCTGTGGCGCGATACCCGTTTTGGAGCGCCGGACACCTTCGGGTAA
- the gltX gene encoding glutamate--tRNA ligase, protein MANANVRVRFCPSPTGNPHVGLVRTALFNWAYARHTGGTMVFRIEDTDAARDSEESYNQLLDSMRWLGLDWDEGPEAGGPHAPYRQSQRMDIYRDVAEKLMAGGYAYECFCTAVELEARRDAARLAGKPSGYDGTCRNLSTERIARYKDEGRPAIVRFKMPDEPITFTDLVRGELTFTPDNVPDYGIVRANGAPLYTLVNPVDDALMEITHVLRGEDLLSSTPRQIALYKALIELGIAKEIPAFGHLPYVMGEGNKKLSKRDPQASLNVYRERGFLPEGLLNYLSLLGWSFSADQDVFSIEEMVAKFDVADVNANPARFDLKKAEAINADHIRRLDVKAFTEACGTWLRAPHANWAPEQFDRAAWEAIAPHAQTRLTVLSDITANVDFLFLDAPVEDEASWTKAMKEGSDALLRTAREKLADADWSSPESLKNAVLAAGEEHGLKLGKAQAPVRVAVTGRTVGLPLFESLEILGKGKTLARIDAALDKLAS, encoded by the coding sequence GTGGCTAACGCGAACGTCCGCGTACGTTTCTGTCCGTCCCCGACCGGCAACCCCCATGTGGGCCTGGTCCGCACCGCCCTGTTCAACTGGGCCTACGCCCGGCACACCGGCGGCACCATGGTCTTCCGTATCGAGGACACCGACGCGGCCCGCGACTCCGAGGAGTCGTACAACCAGCTGCTCGACTCGATGCGCTGGCTGGGCCTGGACTGGGACGAGGGCCCGGAGGCGGGCGGCCCGCACGCCCCCTACCGCCAGTCGCAGCGGATGGACATCTACCGGGACGTCGCCGAGAAGCTGATGGCCGGCGGCTACGCGTACGAGTGCTTCTGCACCGCAGTCGAGTTGGAGGCCCGCCGCGACGCCGCCCGTCTTGCCGGCAAGCCGTCCGGTTACGACGGCACGTGCCGCAACCTCTCCACCGAGCGCATCGCCCGGTACAAGGACGAGGGCCGCCCGGCCATCGTCCGCTTCAAGATGCCCGACGAGCCGATCACCTTCACCGACCTGGTCCGCGGTGAACTCACCTTCACCCCGGACAACGTGCCCGACTACGGGATCGTCCGCGCCAACGGTGCCCCGCTGTACACACTGGTCAACCCTGTCGACGACGCGCTGATGGAGATCACGCACGTCCTGCGCGGCGAGGACCTGCTCTCCTCGACCCCGCGCCAGATCGCGCTCTACAAGGCGCTGATCGAGCTGGGCATCGCCAAGGAGATCCCCGCGTTCGGGCACCTCCCGTACGTCATGGGCGAGGGCAACAAGAAGCTCTCCAAGCGCGACCCCCAGGCGTCCCTGAACGTCTACCGGGAGCGCGGCTTCCTCCCGGAGGGCCTGCTCAACTACCTCTCCCTCCTCGGCTGGTCCTTCTCGGCCGACCAGGACGTCTTCTCGATCGAGGAGATGGTGGCGAAGTTCGACGTCGCGGACGTCAACGCCAACCCGGCCCGCTTCGACCTGAAGAAGGCCGAGGCGATCAACGCCGACCACATCCGCCGCCTCGACGTGAAGGCCTTCACCGAGGCGTGCGGCACCTGGCTGCGGGCCCCGCACGCCAACTGGGCCCCCGAGCAGTTCGACCGGGCGGCCTGGGAGGCGATCGCCCCGCACGCCCAGACCCGGCTGACCGTCCTCTCGGACATCACGGCCAATGTCGACTTCCTCTTCCTGGACGCGCCGGTCGAGGACGAGGCGTCCTGGACGAAGGCGATGAAGGAGGGCTCCGACGCGCTGCTGCGCACGGCCCGCGAGAAGCTGGCCGACGCCGACTGGTCCAGCCCCGAGTCCCTGAAGAACGCGGTCCTGGCGGCGGGCGAGGAGCACGGCCTGAAGCTCGGCAAGGCCCAGGCCCCGGTCCGCGTCGCGGTCACGGGCCGCACGGTGGGTCTGCCGCTCTTCGAGTCTCTGGAGATCCTGGGCAAGGGCAAGACCCTGGCCCGCATCGACGCGGCGCTGGACAAGCTCGCGTCCTAA
- the cofC gene encoding 2-phospho-L-lactate guanylyltransferase, whose protein sequence is MRMDGELATNTDATNGWSLVVPLKPLVLAKSRLAGTAAGILRPHLALAFAQDTVAAALACDGVRDVAVVTDDPAAAGELAALGARIVPDSPGAGLNAALAHGAEAVRALRPDAAVAVLNADLPALRPEELARVLVRASVFPRAFLTDAAGIGTTFLSAAPGTELRPAFGGRSRRRHLASGVAEILLDGVDSVRQDVDTGADLAAALALGVGPRTAERWAAGAHAP, encoded by the coding sequence ATGCGCATGGACGGAGAGCTCGCCACGAACACCGACGCGACGAACGGCTGGTCCCTGGTGGTCCCGCTGAAGCCCCTTGTTCTGGCCAAGAGCAGGCTCGCGGGGACCGCGGCGGGCATTCTGCGGCCGCATCTCGCGCTCGCCTTTGCCCAGGACACGGTGGCCGCGGCGCTGGCGTGCGATGGAGTACGGGATGTGGCGGTCGTCACGGACGATCCGGCGGCGGCCGGCGAGCTGGCCGCGCTGGGGGCCCGGATCGTCCCGGACTCCCCGGGCGCCGGTCTCAACGCGGCGCTCGCGCACGGGGCCGAGGCAGTACGGGCGCTGCGTCCCGACGCGGCCGTCGCGGTACTCAACGCCGATCTTCCCGCTTTGCGTCCCGAGGAATTGGCCCGGGTACTGGTTCGCGCTTCGGTATTTCCCCGGGCATTTCTGACGGATGCGGCCGGAATCGGCACGACATTCCTCTCCGCGGCACCGGGGACGGAATTGCGTCCCGCTTTCGGCGGCCGGTCCCGCCGTCGGCATTTGGCGTCGGGGGTCGCGGAAATCCTGCTCGACGGCGTGGATTCGGTGCGGCAGGACGTGGACACGGGAGCCGATCTGGCGGCCGCGCTGGCCCTGGGAGTGGGCCCGCGGACCGCGGAGCGCTGGGCTGCGGGCGCCCACGCACCGTAG
- a CDS encoding STAS domain-containing protein, whose translation MDAAGAEPLVRTAELRILRIEQPPGLRIEGVVDIHAHRHLHGALDVIASIEGDLQLDLSGLEFLDIGGLRMLIGFARTRKPGDHVELTGLAPHLRNVIALVGWDDTPGLRLGDHRVN comes from the coding sequence ATGGATGCTGCAGGCGCGGAACCTCTCGTACGGACCGCGGAGTTACGTATCTTGCGCATCGAACAGCCCCCGGGCCTCAGGATCGAGGGCGTCGTCGACATCCATGCACACCGCCATCTGCACGGTGCCCTCGACGTGATCGCCTCCATCGAAGGGGATCTTCAACTCGACCTTTCCGGGCTGGAGTTCCTCGACATCGGGGGACTGCGCATGCTGATCGGCTTCGCCCGGACCCGAAAGCCGGGCGACCATGTGGAGTTGACGGGACTCGCCCCGCATCTGCGGAATGTGATCGCACTCGTGGGATGGGACGACACACCGGGTCTGCGGCTGGGAGACCATCGTGTCAACTGA
- the leuD gene encoding 3-isopropylmalate dehydratase small subunit codes for MEAFTAHTGRAVPLRRSNVDTDQIIPAHWLKKVTRDGFEDGLFEAWRKDSSFVLNQPERQGATVLVAGPDFGTGSSREHAVWALQNYGFKAVISSRFADIFRGNSLKNGLLTVVLDQKVVDALWELTEADPTAEVSVDLEKRQVLAEGITADFELDENARWRLLNGLDDISLTLQNEADIAAYEASRPAFKPRTIQA; via the coding sequence ATGGAAGCTTTCACCGCACACACCGGCCGGGCCGTCCCGCTGCGCCGCAGCAACGTCGACACCGACCAGATCATCCCCGCCCACTGGCTGAAGAAGGTCACCCGCGACGGCTTCGAGGACGGGCTCTTCGAGGCCTGGCGCAAGGACTCCTCCTTCGTCCTCAATCAGCCCGAGCGGCAGGGCGCCACGGTTCTGGTGGCGGGCCCCGACTTCGGCACCGGCTCCTCCCGCGAGCACGCCGTGTGGGCCCTGCAGAACTACGGCTTCAAGGCCGTCATCTCCTCCCGGTTCGCCGACATCTTCCGCGGCAACTCGCTCAAGAACGGTCTGCTGACCGTGGTTCTGGACCAGAAGGTCGTGGACGCGCTCTGGGAGCTGACCGAGGCCGACCCGACGGCCGAAGTCTCCGTGGACTTGGAAAAACGACAGGTTCTGGCCGAAGGCATCACGGCCGACTTCGAGCTTGACGAGAACGCCCGATGGAGGCTGCTGAACGGGCTGGACGACATCAGCCTCACCCTTCAGAACGAAGCCGACATCGCGGCTTACGAGGCGTCCCGGCCGGCCTTCAAGCCCCGCACAATTCAGGCCTGA
- a CDS encoding HU family DNA-binding protein encodes MNKAQLVEAIADKVGGRQQAADAVDAVLDAIVRAVVGGDRVSVTGFGSFEKVDRPARYARNPQTGERVRVKKTSVPRFRAGQGFKDLVSGSKKLPRGGEVAVKKAPKGSLTGGIAAARTTVKKAAAKKTVAKKAAAKKTVAKKAAVKKTAAKKTVAKKAAVKKTAAKKAVPAKAAAKKTTAKKAAAKKTAPAKKAPARKTTARKTAAKKTAARK; translated from the coding sequence GTGAACAAGGCGCAGCTCGTAGAAGCGATTGCCGACAAGGTCGGCGGCCGTCAGCAGGCCGCAGACGCTGTCGACGCGGTACTTGACGCGATCGTCCGCGCAGTTGTCGGCGGAGACCGGGTTTCGGTCACCGGCTTCGGCTCGTTCGAGAAGGTCGACCGTCCTGCTCGTTACGCCCGCAACCCGCAGACGGGTGAGCGCGTGCGGGTCAAGAAGACCTCGGTTCCGCGCTTCCGTGCGGGGCAGGGCTTCAAGGACCTGGTGAGCGGCTCGAAGAAGCTCCCCAGGGGCGGCGAAGTCGCGGTCAAGAAGGCCCCCAAGGGCAGCCTCACCGGCGGCATCGCCGCCGCCCGCACGACCGTCAAGAAGGCTGCTGCGAAGAAGACGGTCGCGAAGAAGGCCGCCGCGAAGAAGACGGTCGCCAAGAAGGCCGCAGTGAAGAAGACCGCGGCGAAGAAGACGGTCGCCAAGAAGGCGGCAGTGAAGAAGACCGCCGCGAAGAAGGCGGTCCCGGCCAAGGCGGCGGCAAAGAAGACGACCGCCAAGAAGGCCGCCGCCAAGAAGACCGCGCCGGCCAAGAAGGCGCCCGCCAGGAAGACGACGGCGCGCAAGACCGCCGCGAAGAAGACCGCCGCCAGGAAGTAA